A window of the Butyricimonas faecalis genome harbors these coding sequences:
- a CDS encoding TlpA disulfide reductase family protein, with translation MKQIVIAFLIILGLSPAILAQEGFKITGRLGGSLGGNLVLVGSSSEGAVKLGETTMIDGNFEFSGSVEGVMPAYILTEEQQPIATVMLENLEYTLVAGESGIEVLGGGESQKIWNEFEVINRHVLKEKMKMEQEGRAAYAQQNQMKLQALQQQFAKIATDAEAKQLDLFKKYKDSFVSAFMIASGMQQMDYVSLKTLYDMLGGNVQANFYGQLIARQLMALKQIEPGSVGPDFQGVTAAGETITLHGVKAKVKLVDFWASWCGPCRQEMPNVSKIYKKYHELGLEIIGVSLDKKVEEWTKAMKEEKMEWLNMIDMESRIARLYFVRGIPHTILLDENNRIIAKDLRGKQLEKKIAELLKN, from the coding sequence ATGAAACAGATAGTAATTGCATTTTTGATAATATTGGGATTGAGTCCGGCGATTTTGGCACAAGAGGGATTTAAAATCACGGGACGATTAGGAGGCTCGTTAGGAGGAAATCTTGTGTTGGTGGGTAGTAGTTCGGAAGGGGCTGTAAAACTGGGAGAAACAACAATGATAGATGGAAACTTCGAGTTCTCTGGTAGTGTGGAGGGAGTGATGCCCGCTTATATATTGACAGAGGAACAGCAACCGATAGCGACGGTTATGTTGGAAAATCTGGAATACACCTTGGTGGCAGGAGAATCTGGGATTGAGGTGTTGGGTGGCGGTGAGTCACAAAAAATCTGGAACGAATTTGAGGTCATTAATCGACATGTGCTAAAAGAAAAAATGAAGATGGAACAGGAGGGACGTGCTGCTTATGCCCAGCAAAACCAGATGAAATTGCAGGCGTTGCAACAACAATTTGCGAAGATTGCCACGGATGCAGAAGCAAAGCAATTAGATCTGTTCAAGAAATACAAGGATTCCTTTGTTTCAGCTTTCATGATTGCTTCAGGAATGCAACAAATGGATTATGTTTCTCTGAAGACTCTCTATGATATGCTGGGAGGAAATGTTCAGGCAAACTTTTACGGACAGTTAATTGCTCGGCAGTTGATGGCTCTCAAACAGATTGAGCCGGGTTCTGTCGGACCCGATTTTCAAGGTGTCACTGCGGCAGGTGAAACGATTACCCTCCACGGAGTGAAGGCAAAAGTGAAACTAGTGGATTTTTGGGCCTCATGGTGTGGCCCCTGTCGTCAGGAGATGCCGAACGTAAGTAAAATCTATAAAAAATATCACGAGTTGGGGTTGGAAATTATTGGTGTGTCGCTTGACAAGAAAGTGGAAGAATGGACCAAAGCTATGAAAGAAGAGAAAATGGAGTGGCTGAATATGATCGACATGGAATCTCGTATTGCAAGGTTGTATTTCGTGCGAGGAATTCCACACACGATCTTATTAGATGAAAATAATCGAATCATAGCCAAAGATCTTCGGGGAAAGCAACTGGAGAAAAAAATTGCAGAGTTATTGAAAAATTAG
- a CDS encoding TlpA disulfide reductase family protein codes for MKKVILLLLSGMLLGGTCLAQNGYTISGKIRGISISKAFLVAADFGSADTLASTAVEGDKFMFSGTVPGGVRAVNLTFAGVEGQVPLLLENINYQISITAQGAAIEGEGPAVKLWKEFERIGHDYAIEKNRAELEYKALEGRGNAAEVERLQVRLDNAYKQSELKTQELIKANADHYISAYIIALNMLIDDEATLRAKYELLGPSARASVPGKAIAAMLNRYGKLVEGEVAPNFTLMKPDGNTFTLHGLPAKWKVLHFWAARQGSSRQDNSELVKFYLQYRPKGVEVISVSLDDNHAMWKQAIGLDGMIWTNGSDLKGMNSEITRLYLVKDIPAYVLLDAENRIIARDLSFSDLRAKVAELTKKKRKK; via the coding sequence ATGAAAAAAGTAATATTATTATTGTTATCCGGAATGTTATTGGGCGGGACTTGTTTAGCTCAGAATGGATACACGATTTCCGGGAAAATTCGAGGTATATCGATCTCTAAGGCATTTTTGGTGGCAGCTGACTTCGGAAGTGCGGACACGTTAGCATCAACGGCTGTTGAAGGAGATAAGTTCATGTTCAGCGGGACTGTTCCGGGGGGAGTGCGTGCCGTGAACTTGACTTTTGCCGGGGTAGAAGGACAGGTCCCCTTGTTGTTAGAGAATATAAATTATCAGATTTCTATTACAGCCCAAGGTGCAGCAATCGAGGGAGAAGGGCCGGCGGTGAAACTCTGGAAAGAATTTGAGCGCATCGGTCACGATTATGCCATTGAGAAAAACCGTGCCGAGTTGGAGTATAAAGCATTGGAAGGTCGTGGTAATGCAGCGGAAGTTGAACGTCTGCAAGTCCGTCTTGACAATGCCTATAAACAATCGGAACTTAAAACACAAGAATTGATTAAAGCGAATGCAGATCATTATATATCGGCTTATATCATAGCCTTGAACATGCTTATTGACGATGAGGCCACACTTCGTGCCAAATACGAATTATTGGGTCCGTCGGCTCGTGCTTCTGTCCCCGGTAAGGCTATTGCGGCAATGTTGAATCGTTACGGTAAATTGGTGGAGGGAGAAGTTGCCCCGAATTTTACTTTAATGAAACCGGATGGCAACACGTTTACCCTTCATGGCCTACCTGCCAAGTGGAAAGTGCTACATTTTTGGGCTGCACGACAAGGAAGTTCCCGTCAAGACAACTCGGAACTGGTTAAATTTTATCTGCAATACCGCCCCAAAGGGGTTGAGGTCATTAGTGTTTCCCTTGACGATAACCATGCCATGTGGAAACAAGCTATTGGGCTTGACGGAATGATTTGGACGAATGGTTCCGATCTCAAGGGAATGAATTCCGAAATCACTCGTCTTTACTTGGTTAAGGATATTCCTGCGTATGTTCTGCTGGATGCCGAGAATCGTATCATTGCCCGTGATCTCTCGTTTTCCGATCTTCGTGCGAAAGTGGCAGAGTTGACGAAGAAGAAAAGAAAGAAGTGA
- a CDS encoding zinc-dependent metalloprotease, translating into MVRIKTFISGAIVLVALSLLSEPGYSLERRKKKQAKDTTEVSKPDAYGDLVKKAKITEGVVKVLTIGNDYYFEVADSLMGRDLLIVNKVSGVPYELNDAGLNRGMESNDKLVRFYKDKSMGKVWVTTYNGKVSVPEGDAISESVKANYRESVIEYFPIEAYGKDSTSVVIKVNKIFDGSEKSFNDIYNEIALGGSVKKDLSKIVGMKVFPQNVVVKALMTTQVVDGGVAVPLTVETTTNLVLLSKVPMKPRFADPRVGFFATEHIYFTDEQQQVEKREFVHRWRLEPRPEDVEKYKRGEVVEPVKPIVFYIDPSTPKQWREEIKAGVRDWQTAFEAAGFKNAVIAKDAPEDDEDFDIDDIRYSVITYAASQQANAMGPSVVDPRSGEIIEADVVWWHNVMSLLHTWMRVQTAPIDPRARANKLSDEHMASAIRFVSSHEVGHTFGLKHNMGASHAFPVDSLRSPSFTAKMGGTASSIMDYARFNYVAQPEDGVEEITPKIGTYDKFAINWAYRWLDTKTPQEELPILNEWIQEHEGDPMYWYGEQQDPKDPIDPRSQDEDLGDDIVKANRYGIMNLKRIVPNIVAWTEEDGTSFAEAGKLLMAVINQWKMYAGHVTANVGGIYINNPVKGSPEDRYIPVPKEIQKESVKYLIEEVFIVPEWLFGAEVWKKSYPIQMGVEYSPYTVARELQYATFYNLLKDERLLRMFDTEATLGRAKSYTPEEMFADIHNVIFAGSKAGRNLSIYERMTQKNFVDAIIVSSNRAVEKTTKKALHHSNTCCFASKAPEFAIEPREEVQLRTLHFSAMGRVSEAVSVKRGELLKILKLAESKRNTGSVETRNHYEDLIIRVKEALNMR; encoded by the coding sequence ATGGTAAGAATAAAAACATTCATTTCAGGCGCGATAGTCCTTGTTGCCCTATCCTTATTGTCAGAACCGGGATATTCCCTGGAAAGACGAAAGAAAAAACAAGCCAAAGATACAACGGAAGTGTCCAAGCCGGATGCTTACGGGGATTTGGTGAAGAAAGCCAAGATTACGGAAGGCGTGGTAAAGGTTTTAACGATTGGGAATGATTACTATTTCGAGGTGGCTGATTCTTTGATGGGACGTGATCTTCTAATCGTTAATAAAGTGTCGGGAGTACCTTACGAGTTAAATGATGCCGGTTTGAACAGGGGAATGGAGTCTAATGATAAGCTGGTGCGTTTTTATAAAGATAAATCAATGGGTAAGGTATGGGTGACGACTTACAATGGGAAAGTGAGTGTACCCGAGGGAGATGCGATCAGTGAATCGGTGAAAGCCAATTATCGCGAGTCCGTGATCGAGTATTTCCCGATCGAGGCTTACGGGAAGGATTCGACTTCCGTGGTCATCAAGGTAAACAAAATTTTCGACGGAAGTGAGAAAAGTTTTAATGATATATACAATGAGATTGCTTTAGGAGGTTCGGTAAAGAAGGACTTGTCCAAAATAGTAGGCATGAAGGTTTTTCCGCAGAATGTGGTGGTGAAGGCGTTGATGACAACGCAGGTGGTTGATGGCGGTGTAGCGGTGCCTCTCACGGTTGAAACAACAACGAATCTGGTGTTGTTGTCCAAGGTGCCGATGAAGCCGCGTTTTGCCGATCCTCGTGTTGGTTTTTTTGCTACGGAACATATTTATTTTACGGATGAACAGCAACAAGTGGAAAAACGGGAATTTGTTCATCGTTGGAGATTGGAACCGAGACCGGAAGATGTAGAGAAATACAAAAGGGGTGAGGTCGTGGAACCTGTTAAACCGATCGTGTTTTATATAGATCCTTCAACCCCGAAACAATGGAGAGAAGAGATCAAAGCGGGAGTTCGGGATTGGCAGACCGCGTTCGAGGCGGCAGGTTTTAAAAATGCTGTTATCGCGAAGGATGCGCCGGAAGATGATGAAGATTTCGATATCGATGACATTCGTTATTCTGTGATCACCTATGCGGCATCCCAGCAAGCTAACGCTATGGGCCCCTCTGTGGTAGATCCCCGTTCAGGAGAGATTATCGAGGCTGATGTGGTTTGGTGGCATAACGTGATGTCATTGTTACATACTTGGATGCGCGTGCAGACTGCACCGATAGATCCGAGAGCCCGTGCAAATAAACTGAGTGACGAGCACATGGCAAGTGCTATTCGTTTTGTTTCTTCTCACGAGGTGGGACATACTTTCGGGTTGAAACATAACATGGGAGCCTCTCATGCTTTCCCCGTGGATTCTTTGAGATCCCCGAGCTTTACGGCAAAAATGGGAGGAACGGCAAGTTCTATCATGGATTACGCGCGCTTTAATTATGTAGCGCAACCGGAAGACGGGGTAGAGGAAATTACACCTAAAATTGGTACGTACGACAAGTTTGCGATCAACTGGGCTTATCGTTGGTTAGACACGAAAACGCCGCAAGAGGAGTTACCGATATTGAATGAATGGATTCAAGAGCATGAAGGAGATCCGATGTATTGGTATGGCGAGCAGCAAGACCCGAAGGATCCGATCGATCCTCGCTCTCAGGATGAAGACCTTGGAGATGACATCGTGAAAGCCAATCGTTACGGGATTATGAATCTGAAACGGATTGTTCCGAATATTGTTGCTTGGACAGAGGAAGACGGGACGTCTTTCGCGGAGGCGGGAAAGCTGTTGATGGCCGTAATTAATCAGTGGAAGATGTATGCCGGACATGTTACGGCTAACGTGGGAGGTATTTATATTAATAACCCGGTGAAGGGAAGCCCGGAGGATCGGTATATCCCGGTGCCGAAAGAGATTCAGAAGGAGAGCGTGAAGTATTTGATTGAAGAGGTGTTTATCGTTCCGGAATGGTTGTTCGGTGCAGAGGTATGGAAGAAGAGTTACCCGATTCAGATGGGCGTGGAGTATTCTCCTTACACGGTTGCTCGGGAGTTGCAATATGCTACTTTCTATAATCTGTTGAAGGACGAGCGGTTGTTGCGTATGTTTGACACGGAGGCGACTTTAGGTCGGGCAAAGAGTTACACGCCGGAAGAGATGTTCGCGGATATTCATAACGTGATATTTGCCGGAAGCAAGGCGGGACGTAACTTATCTATTTACGAGCGGATGACACAAAAGAATTTTGTCGATGCGATTATCGTTAGCTCGAATAGGGCTGTCGAGAAGACGACCAAGAAAGCTTTGCATCATTCCAATACCTGTTGTTTTGCTTCTAAAGCCCCTGAATTTGCGATTGAACCTAGAGAAGAGGTTCAGTTGAGAACCTTACATTTCTCTGCGATGGGTAGAGTTTCCGAGGCGGTATCGGTGAAGAGAGG
- a CDS encoding histidine kinase, translating into MRIRTNIISIGLILLALFIAAIYLIGKKISDVGNDMNNANAREACRYRAESVAYEFKKTEELQRLAREFFGMSESYQEGDLFSLLKTMQQLDPKLSRTWFFRGTNDSLRLLERNSTEFRKMKLSGVELKYMYMLLDSHGDHHFSGTYHENGRTYWTTIEAIEPTVARRALFGFDISLTDLHSYFAEATGKVSSYVFILNEQGILLSHPDENLLGTSPFQKEELDSIKEVLKSQNELEIMVHSSFLSSQVFRVYYPLFVGNEKWVIAVNVPQYGNREILDEFHRYTAMIALITVIIFAILLLFAQYKWRKEYRLRRRLEQESMELHLQQLKNQINPHFLFNSLNSLSVLIGSNSALAREFVLKLSKVYRYLLETRNESLSTVKEEMEFTRQYYFLQKIRFGEQLDLSIDVRPDCWEMKIPSVSLQMLVENAIKHNQVTLQNPLRIKIYDRDGCLIVENNYQPRAESSEESMGVGFERIQAIYDFYSDEKFVCGCQNGCYVCQLPLLRNHL; encoded by the coding sequence ATGAGAATTCGGACAAATATAATATCGATAGGATTAATCTTGTTAGCTTTATTCATCGCCGCTATTTACTTGATCGGAAAAAAGATTAGTGATGTAGGAAATGATATGAATAATGCTAATGCGCGGGAGGCATGTCGATACCGAGCTGAATCTGTTGCTTATGAATTTAAGAAAACGGAAGAGTTACAACGTTTAGCAAGAGAGTTTTTTGGTATGAGCGAATCTTATCAAGAGGGGGATTTGTTTTCGCTTTTGAAGACGATGCAACAACTGGATCCCAAATTAAGCAGAACGTGGTTTTTTAGGGGGACGAATGATTCGCTGCGTTTATTGGAACGGAATAGTACTGAATTTCGAAAAATGAAACTTTCCGGGGTAGAGTTGAAATATATGTATATGCTGTTGGATTCGCATGGGGATCATCATTTTAGCGGAACTTATCACGAGAATGGGAGAACTTACTGGACTACGATTGAGGCGATTGAACCGACGGTAGCCCGGCGGGCTTTGTTTGGATTTGATATATCATTAACGGATTTGCATTCGTATTTTGCGGAAGCAACAGGAAAAGTTTCAAGTTACGTGTTTATTTTGAATGAGCAGGGAATATTACTTTCGCATCCTGATGAAAATTTATTGGGGACTTCACCTTTCCAAAAAGAGGAGTTGGATTCTATCAAGGAAGTATTGAAAAGTCAGAATGAATTGGAAATCATGGTTCATTCTAGTTTTTTGTCCTCACAGGTATTTCGTGTTTACTACCCTTTGTTTGTCGGGAATGAAAAGTGGGTGATTGCCGTTAACGTACCGCAGTATGGGAACCGGGAGATATTAGATGAATTTCATCGTTACACGGCAATGATTGCCTTGATAACGGTTATTATATTCGCGATTTTATTACTTTTTGCCCAGTATAAATGGCGTAAAGAATACCGTTTGCGTCGCAGGCTGGAACAGGAATCGATGGAATTACATTTGCAGCAGTTGAAAAATCAGATTAACCCTCACTTTTTGTTTAATTCACTGAATTCGTTAAGCGTGTTAATCGGTTCGAATTCGGCATTGGCAAGGGAATTCGTACTGAAGTTGTCAAAAGTGTATCGCTATTTGCTGGAGACAAGAAACGAAAGTTTATCCACGGTGAAGGAAGAGATGGAGTTTACCCGGCAATATTATTTCTTGCAGAAGATCCGTTTTGGAGAGCAGTTGGATTTGTCGATAGATGTGAGACCGGATTGTTGGGAAATGAAGATCCCTTCGGTCAGTTTGCAGATGTTGGTAGAGAACGCTATAAAACATAACCAGGTGACTTTACAAAATCCCTTGCGTATTAAAATTTATGATCGGGATGGATGTTTAATTGTGGAGAATAATTACCAACCTCGTGCTGAATCGAGTGAAGAGTCCATGGGCGTGGGTTTCGAACGTATTCAGGCGATTTATGACTTCTATTCGGATGAAAAATTCGTATGTGGTTGTCAAAATGGATGTTATGTTTGTCAATTACCTCTTTTGAGAAATCATTTATGA
- a CDS encoding DUF4998 domain-containing protein has protein sequence MERKLYYIAWLFAALFVIGCEDLEDTYDEYAGDGMIRYVGKCSNVEVQPGWERLRVSWKNNLDATIKRVKISWQSEEDSEPFVRYIDRQANENNAGLMDTIYIENLKDVVYTVRVSSLSADSTESLVEEKYGRPYSESHEDLRSFTRGIINFYKLGDKLAVCLDESNENLKELILTYRDTRGNVQEWDIKDHMDDSLGMRSWTGIVPICRDYMFLLPEEEGVGIDFSQALTIKRRGLLAGCIDEIKFTDEVLDLNERVWSTAFSQLMLKNYGTNWENEVDRIETLELDYNMPVFQDLMYFPNLKKVILGKNRYMAGTYATSHASTTDEYVGLTTLQFLMDTREGFTVERYNKHYFGMDNMFYMDYIAFYQMLGKLKRNFSLTEMGASNLDNAPSVTPLNTEGWVVTCSDTVYNGYKAKGAAWLLDDDANTYFEPGQTLGASVIEVTFDMKSEQVVHGFKVMQYTRNDEGDQDYLLSSIKIEFSNDGYIWKLATNEDGAITIGNAPGEVTYINIPESKQEAVRYVRLSMGNQQVGTVSNSALCNLRLGSCMPY, from the coding sequence ATGGAAAGAAAATTATATTATATTGCATGGTTGTTTGCGGCGCTTTTTGTGATAGGCTGTGAGGACCTCGAAGATACATATGATGAATACGCTGGTGATGGCATGATCCGTTACGTTGGAAAATGTTCAAACGTAGAGGTGCAGCCGGGATGGGAACGGTTACGGGTAAGTTGGAAAAATAATCTTGATGCAACTATTAAAAGAGTGAAAATCTCTTGGCAATCGGAAGAGGACAGCGAACCGTTCGTGCGTTATATTGATCGGCAGGCAAACGAAAATAATGCCGGTTTGATGGACACGATTTATATTGAAAATCTGAAAGACGTTGTTTACACGGTAAGAGTTAGTAGTCTTTCTGCCGATAGTACGGAGTCGTTAGTGGAAGAAAAGTACGGTCGCCCTTACTCTGAAAGTCACGAGGATTTACGATCCTTTACTCGTGGAATTATAAATTTTTATAAATTAGGAGATAAGTTGGCTGTTTGCCTGGATGAAAGCAATGAAAATTTGAAGGAACTTATCCTAACTTATCGAGATACGAGAGGGAATGTGCAAGAATGGGATATAAAAGATCACATGGACGATTCGCTTGGCATGAGAAGTTGGACGGGAATTGTTCCGATTTGTCGTGATTATATGTTCTTGTTGCCGGAGGAAGAAGGCGTGGGCATTGACTTTAGTCAAGCGCTCACGATAAAACGACGGGGATTACTTGCCGGTTGTATAGACGAAATCAAGTTTACAGATGAGGTCTTGGATTTGAATGAAAGAGTATGGTCAACGGCATTCTCTCAATTGATGCTAAAAAATTACGGAACGAATTGGGAAAATGAAGTTGATCGGATCGAGACGCTTGAGTTAGACTATAACATGCCCGTGTTTCAGGATTTGATGTATTTCCCGAATCTTAAAAAGGTCATCCTTGGTAAAAATCGTTATATGGCAGGAACGTACGCGACCTCTCATGCGAGTACTACGGATGAATATGTGGGGTTAACTACATTACAATTTTTGATGGATACTCGAGAGGGATTTACGGTAGAGCGCTATAATAAACATTATTTCGGGATGGATAACATGTTTTATATGGATTATATTGCATTTTATCAAATGTTGGGAAAATTGAAGCGTAATTTTTCTTTAACCGAAATGGGAGCATCGAATCTGGATAACGCTCCTTCTGTTACCCCGCTTAACACGGAGGGATGGGTAGTAACTTGTTCCGATACGGTTTACAATGGGTACAAGGCAAAGGGAGCGGCATGGTTGCTTGATGATGATGCCAACACGTATTTCGAACCGGGCCAAACGTTAGGAGCTTCGGTAATCGAGGTTACTTTCGATATGAAGAGTGAACAAGTCGTGCATGGTTTTAAAGTCATGCAATATACGCGTAACGACGAAGGAGACCAGGATTATTTGTTGTCGTCTATAAAGATAGAATTCTCTAATGATGGTTATATATGGAAATTGGCTACCAATGAGGATGGGGCGATTACGATAGGTAATGCTCCCGGTGAGGTAACTTATATTAATATTCCTGAAAGCAAACAGGAGGCAGTACGTTATGTGCGCTTGTCAATGGGTAACCAGCAGGTAGGTACGGTCAGCAATTCTGCGTTGTGCAATTTGCGTCTAGGTAGTTGCATGCCTTATTAG